A genomic region of Hypomesus transpacificus isolate Combined female chromosome 19, fHypTra1, whole genome shotgun sequence contains the following coding sequences:
- the brd7 gene encoding bromodomain-containing protein 7 isoform X2, with product MGKKHKKHKSEKHGYEDYGERPLKLVLKVAGNEVTAGSSSLDNPYDEQADYDKPSKDKKKKKKKREDKERSNPGSPLDDKRKRKMIKKRKGQDSLDTDWDDREQSRTPVRSELSSCMAKMEEKEQTPLQVALNQLIRQLQRKDPSAFFSFPVTDLIAPGYTSVIKRPMDFSTMKDKVKKEHYPSLEDLKVDLRIMCENAMIYNKPETIYHKAARKLLHSGMKILSPRLESVKQSIEFMADLDNPANKPGKTEEEGGSSLDRSQNGAIPTDTSENSQSPCTPRLDKDSKDEASKAVSQAERELEEIRKVIQESGGKLSNRGLQTELEFKRRKIDGSTTLAILNPADLSAGDVGYCPVKLGMMSGRLQSGVNTLQGFREDKRNRITPVCYMNYGPYTSYAPTYDSSFANISKDDTDLVYSSYGEEPSLQGSESIKDFLAKSEEHMYKLADSLLDAMTNGEHSKTIEEVIVQDGEEREKTSEARVEMEVITPSTTKQRSASLSSVIGLDPETVEDLTEEAQRFQNKLDETTKLLNGLQEAQNERLSAKQPPNMICLLAPTTKELQLAEKVTENLAQLTSQVGPGDVSSLYGIRRAMGITLTQEPLVDLTTVETASMDISSVGS from the exons ATGGGAAAAAAGCACAAGAAACATAAGTCCGAAAAACACGGATACGAGG ACTATGGAGAGAGACCACTCAAATTGGTCCTGAAGGTTGCGGGTAATGAAGTGACAGCCGGAAGCTCGAGTCTTGATAATCCTTATGACGAACAGGCCGATTACGACAAACCCAGCAaagataagaagaagaagaaaaagaagagggaAGACAAGGAGAGAAGCAACCCAGGTTCACCCCTGGAtgacaagagaaagagaaag ATGATTAAGAAGAGAAAAGGACAGGACTCTTTAGACACAGACTGGGATGACAGGGAGCAGAGTCGGACTCCTGTCCGGTCAGAACTGTCGTCCTGCATGGCAAAAATGGAAG AAAAGGAACAAACCCCTCTTCAGGTAGCTTTGAACCAGCTCATCAGACAGCTCCAGAG GAAAGACCCCAGTGCTTTTTTCTCATTCCCGGTGACTGATCTCATCGCCCCTGGTTACACCTCAGTCATCAAAAGGCCCATGGACTTCAGCACAATGAAGGACAAAGTCAAGAAGGAGCACTATCCATCTCTGGAGGACCTGAAG GTGGATCTCAGAATCATGTGTGAGAACGCCATGATCTACAACAAGCCTGAGACAATCTACCATAAAGCTGCCAGGAAGCTGCTCCACTCCGGTATGAAGATACTCAGCCCG AGGTTGGAGAGCGTCAAACAGAGTATAGAGTTCATGGCTGACCTGGACAACCCTGCTAACAAGCCAGGAAAGACTGAGGAGGAAGGGGGCTCAAGCCTGGACCGCTCTCAAAATGGTGCCATTCCCACTGACACCAGTGAGAACTCCCAGTCCCCCTGCACTCCCAG GTTGGATAAAGACTCTAAAGATGAGGCGTCTAAGGCTGTgagccaggcagagagagagctggaggagatccGCAAGGTCATCCAGGAGTCTGGAGGCAAACTCTCCAACAGAGGACTTCAGACCGAG CTGGAGTTTAAGAGGCGGAAGATTGATGGCTCCACCACCCTGGCCATCCTTAACCCAGCCGATTTATCTGCCGGAG ATGTGGGCTACTGCCCTGTGAAGCTGGGCATGATGTCAGGCAGACTGCAGAGTGGTGTCAACACCCTGCAGGGCTTTCGGGAGGACAAGAGGAACCGGATCACCCCAG TGTGCTACATGAACTACGGGCCGTACACCTCCTACGCTCCCACCTACGACTCCAGCTTCGCCAACATCAGCAAGGACGACACGGATCTCGTCTACTCGTCCTACGGAGAGGAGCCCAGCCTCCAGGGCTCTGAGAG CATCAAAGATTTTCTGGCCAAATCGGAGGAGCACATGTACAAATTGGCAGACAGTCTTTTGGATGCGATGACCAATGGAGAGCACTCCAAAACCATAGAAGAAGTG ATTGTTCAAGATGGAGAGGAACGAGAGAAGACTTCAGAGGCCAGGGTTGAAATGGAG GTGATTACGCCCAGCACTACCAAGCAGAGATCAGCGTCTCTGAGCTCTGTGATTGGACTGGACCCGGAGACTGTGGAGGACCTCACTGAGG AAGCCCAGCGTTTCCAGAACAAGTTGGACGAGACGACAAAGCTCCTCAATGGGCTCCAGGAAGCCCAGAACGAGCGTCTGAGCGCCAAGCAGCCCCCCAATATGATCTGCCTGCTGGCCCCCACCACCAAGGAGCTGCAGCTGG CTGAGAAGGTGACTGAGAACTTGGCCCAGCTGACCAGCCAGGTGGGTCCTGGAGATGTGAGCAGCCTGTATGGTATCAGGAGGGCCATGGGCATCACACTGACTCAGGAGCCCCTCGTAGACCTGACCACAG TGGAGACTGCGTCCATGGATATTTCGTCTGTGGGTAGCTGA
- the brd7 gene encoding bromodomain-containing protein 7 isoform X1 — protein MGKKHKKHKSEKHGYEDYGERPLKLVLKVAGNEVTAGSSSLDNPYDEQADYDKPSKDKKKKKKKREDKERSNPGSPLDDKRKRKMIKKRKGQDSLDTDWDDREQSRTPVRSELSSCMAKMEEKEQTPLQVALNQLIRQLQRKDPSAFFSFPVTDLIAPGYTSVIKRPMDFSTMKDKVKKEHYPSLEDLKVDLRIMCENAMIYNKPETIYHKAARKLLHSGMKILSPERLESVKQSIEFMADLDNPANKPGKTEEEGGSSLDRSQNGAIPTDTSENSQSPCTPRLDKDSKDEASKAVSQAERELEEIRKVIQESGGKLSNRGLQTELEFKRRKIDGSTTLAILNPADLSAGDVGYCPVKLGMMSGRLQSGVNTLQGFREDKRNRITPVCYMNYGPYTSYAPTYDSSFANISKDDTDLVYSSYGEEPSLQGSESIKDFLAKSEEHMYKLADSLLDAMTNGEHSKTIEEVIVQDGEEREKTSEARVEMEVITPSTTKQRSASLSSVIGLDPETVEDLTEEAQRFQNKLDETTKLLNGLQEAQNERLSAKQPPNMICLLAPTTKELQLAEKVTENLAQLTSQVGPGDVSSLYGIRRAMGITLTQEPLVDLTTVETASMDISSVGS, from the exons ATGGGAAAAAAGCACAAGAAACATAAGTCCGAAAAACACGGATACGAGG ACTATGGAGAGAGACCACTCAAATTGGTCCTGAAGGTTGCGGGTAATGAAGTGACAGCCGGAAGCTCGAGTCTTGATAATCCTTATGACGAACAGGCCGATTACGACAAACCCAGCAaagataagaagaagaagaaaaagaagagggaAGACAAGGAGAGAAGCAACCCAGGTTCACCCCTGGAtgacaagagaaagagaaag ATGATTAAGAAGAGAAAAGGACAGGACTCTTTAGACACAGACTGGGATGACAGGGAGCAGAGTCGGACTCCTGTCCGGTCAGAACTGTCGTCCTGCATGGCAAAAATGGAAG AAAAGGAACAAACCCCTCTTCAGGTAGCTTTGAACCAGCTCATCAGACAGCTCCAGAG GAAAGACCCCAGTGCTTTTTTCTCATTCCCGGTGACTGATCTCATCGCCCCTGGTTACACCTCAGTCATCAAAAGGCCCATGGACTTCAGCACAATGAAGGACAAAGTCAAGAAGGAGCACTATCCATCTCTGGAGGACCTGAAG GTGGATCTCAGAATCATGTGTGAGAACGCCATGATCTACAACAAGCCTGAGACAATCTACCATAAAGCTGCCAGGAAGCTGCTCCACTCCGGTATGAAGATACTCAGCCCG GAGAGGTTGGAGAGCGTCAAACAGAGTATAGAGTTCATGGCTGACCTGGACAACCCTGCTAACAAGCCAGGAAAGACTGAGGAGGAAGGGGGCTCAAGCCTGGACCGCTCTCAAAATGGTGCCATTCCCACTGACACCAGTGAGAACTCCCAGTCCCCCTGCACTCCCAG GTTGGATAAAGACTCTAAAGATGAGGCGTCTAAGGCTGTgagccaggcagagagagagctggaggagatccGCAAGGTCATCCAGGAGTCTGGAGGCAAACTCTCCAACAGAGGACTTCAGACCGAG CTGGAGTTTAAGAGGCGGAAGATTGATGGCTCCACCACCCTGGCCATCCTTAACCCAGCCGATTTATCTGCCGGAG ATGTGGGCTACTGCCCTGTGAAGCTGGGCATGATGTCAGGCAGACTGCAGAGTGGTGTCAACACCCTGCAGGGCTTTCGGGAGGACAAGAGGAACCGGATCACCCCAG TGTGCTACATGAACTACGGGCCGTACACCTCCTACGCTCCCACCTACGACTCCAGCTTCGCCAACATCAGCAAGGACGACACGGATCTCGTCTACTCGTCCTACGGAGAGGAGCCCAGCCTCCAGGGCTCTGAGAG CATCAAAGATTTTCTGGCCAAATCGGAGGAGCACATGTACAAATTGGCAGACAGTCTTTTGGATGCGATGACCAATGGAGAGCACTCCAAAACCATAGAAGAAGTG ATTGTTCAAGATGGAGAGGAACGAGAGAAGACTTCAGAGGCCAGGGTTGAAATGGAG GTGATTACGCCCAGCACTACCAAGCAGAGATCAGCGTCTCTGAGCTCTGTGATTGGACTGGACCCGGAGACTGTGGAGGACCTCACTGAGG AAGCCCAGCGTTTCCAGAACAAGTTGGACGAGACGACAAAGCTCCTCAATGGGCTCCAGGAAGCCCAGAACGAGCGTCTGAGCGCCAAGCAGCCCCCCAATATGATCTGCCTGCTGGCCCCCACCACCAAGGAGCTGCAGCTGG CTGAGAAGGTGACTGAGAACTTGGCCCAGCTGACCAGCCAGGTGGGTCCTGGAGATGTGAGCAGCCTGTATGGTATCAGGAGGGCCATGGGCATCACACTGACTCAGGAGCCCCTCGTAGACCTGACCACAG TGGAGACTGCGTCCATGGATATTTCGTCTGTGGGTAGCTGA